A stretch of DNA from Streptococcus sp. NPS 308:
TGCAAACGACAGAAGGCCCCTTGTTAATCATGGCGGGGGCTGGCTCTGGAAAGACTCGTGTTTTGACCCACCGTATTGCTTATTTGATTGATGAAAAAATGGTCAATCCTTGGAATATCTTGGCCATTACCTTTACCAACAAGGCTGCGCGTGAGATGAAAGAGCGTGCTTATGGTCTTAATCCAGCTACTCAAGACTGTCTAATTGCGACTTTTCACTCCATGTGTGTTCGTATTCTGCGTCGTGATGCAGATCATATCGGCTACAATCGTAATTTCACTATTGTAGATCCTGGTGAACAGCGAACCCTCATGAAACGAATCCTCAAGCAATTAAACTTGGACCCTAAAAAATGGAATGAACGAACTATTTTGGGGACTATTTCCAATGCTAAGAATGACTTGATTGATGATGTGGCTTATGCTGCCCAAGCTGGAGATATGTACACGCAAATCGTGGCCCAGTGTTACACAGCCTATCAGAAAGAGCTTCGTCAGTCTGAGTCCCTTGACTTTGATGATTTAATCATGTTGACCCTGCGTCTTTTTGATCAAAATCCTGATGTCTTGACCTACTACCAGCAGAAGTTCCAATACATTCACGTGGATGAGTACCAAGATACCAACCATGCCCAGTACCAATTAGTCAAACTCTTGGCATCTCGCTTTAAAAATATCTGTGTAGTTGGAGATGCTGACCAGTCCATCTACGGTTGGCGTGGTGCGGATATGCAAAATATCTTAGATTTTGAGAAAGACTATCCCAAAGCCAAGGTTGTCTTGTTAGAAGAAAACTATCGCTCAACCAAAACCATTCTCCAAGCCGCCAATGATGTCATTAAAAATAATAAAAATCGTTGTCCTAAGAATCTCTGGACTCAGAATGCTGATGGGGAGCAGATTATTTACTATCGTGCAAATGACGAACAAGATGAGGCTGTTTTTGTAGCCAAAACCATTGATGAACTTGGTCGTAGCCAAAACTTTCTTCACAAAGACTTTGCAGTTCTTTATCGGACTAATGCGCAATCTCGTACTATTGAGGAGGCCCTCCTCAAGTCTAATATCCCTTATACTATGGTTGGTGGGACCAAGTTCTACAGTCGTAAGGAAATCCGTGACATTATCGCTTATCTTAACCTCATTGCCAATCTGAGTGACAATATCAGTTTTGAGCGCATTATCAACGAGCCGAAACGTGGAATTGGGCCAGGTACTGTTGAGAAAATTCGCGACTTTGCTAATATGCAAGATATGTCTATGCTGGATGCTTCAGCAAATATCATGTTATCTGGTATCAAGGGTAAGGCAGCCCAGTCTATCTGGGAGTTTGCCAATATGATTTTGGATTTGCGAGAGCAACTGGATCAATTAAGCATAACAGAGTTGGTTGAAGCAGTTCTTGAAAAAACAGGTTATGTCGAGATTCTTAATACCCAAGCAACCTTAGAAAGCAAGGCTCGGGTTGAGAATATCGAAGAGTTCCTATCTGTTACAAAGAATTTTGACGACAATCCTGATAGTCAAGAAGAAACAGGTTTGGATAAACTCAGTCGTTTCTTGAATGACTTAGCCTTGATTGCGGATACGGACTCTGGTAGTCAGGAAACATCGGAAGTGACCTTGATGACCTTGCATGCTGCTAAGGGGCTTGAGTTTCCAGTCGTCTTTATCATCGGGATGGAGGAAAATGTCTTTCCTCTTAGTCGAGCAGCTGAGGATCCTGATGAGCTGGAAGAAGAGCGCCGTTTGGCCTATGTCGGTATTACGCGTGCTGAAAAAATCCTCTATCTAACCAATGCCAACTCTCGATTACTGTTTGGGAAGACCAACTATAACCGTCCAACACGTTTCATCAATGAAATCAGTTCGGACTTACTTGAATATCAAGGCTTGGCTCGACCAGCTAACACCAGTTTCAAGGCTTCTTATAGCAGTGGTGGGATTGCTTTCGGTCAAGGTATGAGCTTAGCTCAGGCGCTTCAAGAACGGAAACGCAAGGCTGCACCAAGCTCTATCCAGTCAAGTAGTCTCCCGTTTGGACAATATACAGCTGGAAATAAAACTGATACGAGCGATACCAACTGGTCTATTGGTGACATTGCCCTTCACAAGAAATGGGGAGAAGGCACTGTTCTGGAGGTCTCAGGTAGTGGCGATACGCAGGAACTGAAAATCAATTTCCCAGAAGTGGGGCTGAAAAAACTCCTAGCCAGTGTTGCTCCAATTGAGAAAAAAATCTAATTTTCCATCCTTCTCACGAATAATAAAGTGAGGAGGATTTTTATGTACAGCATTTCATTCCAAGAAGATTCACTTTTGCCTAGAGAAAGACTGGTTAAAGAAGGAGTAGAGGCACTGAGCAATCAAGAATTGCTAGCTATACTACTCAGAACCGGAACGCGTAAGGCTAATGTTTTTGAAATTGCCCAAAAAGTGTTGAATAGTCTCAACAGTCTAACTGATTTGAAAAAAATGACCCTGCAGGAATTGCAGAGTCTGTCTGGTATTGGACGCATTAAAGCTATTGAACTACAAGCAGTGATTGAACTGGGGAATCGCATTCACAAGCATGAAACCCTTGAGATGGAAAGTATTCTCAGCAGTCAAAAGCTAGCTAAAAAAATGCAACAGGAACTTGGCGAAAAAAAACAAGAGCACCTAGTGGCGCTCTATCTCAATACTCAAAATCAAATCATTCATCAGCAGACTATCTTTATCGGATCGGCGACACGTAGCATTGCTGAACCGAGGGAAATCCTTCACTATGCCATCAAGCATATGGCGACTTCTGTTATTTTAGTCCACAATCATCCTTCAGGTGCAGTAGCACCTAGCCGAAATGATGATCATGTAACCAAGTTAGTCAAGGAAGCCTGTGAACTAATGGGACTGGTGTTTCTGGATCATCTGATTGTCTCTCACTCTGATTACTTTAGTTACCGTGAAAAGACTGATCTGATTTAAAGTTCATTAACAACATAGTCAAATAGTGTTTTATCCTTGGGGCGATTTTCAAATAGAAATTCTGGATGCCATTGGACGCCGAGAAATGGGATGTCATCTGTTGTTACGACTGCCTCGATAATCCTATCCTTGGGATCATAGGCCACAACCTTTAAATTTGGAGCCAAATTCTTGATACTCTGATGGTGGAAGGAGTTAATATGAGAGATTTCTCCGTAAATTTCTCTGAGAACAGTATCTGGTTCGGTAAGAAGTCGCTGGGTAGTGTATTCGGCTGAACAATCCTGCCAGTGGTCTTCGATATCTTGATGAAGTGTGCCTCCCATGGCAACATTAAAAAGCTGGGTACCACGACAAACAGAAAAAATCGGTTTTTTCTGCTGGATAGCTTCTTTGATAAGAGCTAGTTCAAAGATATCCCTTTGTAAATGGTAGTCATCGCTGTCAATTATTTTTGTCTCACCATAGAATTTTGGATCGACATTTTGCCCACCAGTTAGGATGAGTTTATCAATCATACTGATATAGTAATGTGCCATTTCTTGGTCACCAATCGGAAGGATAATGGGAATTCCGCCAGCGTCCTTGACTCCTTCAACAAAGCCTTTTGCTGCATAGCTCATCATGATGTCATCATCTGGATGAGCTTTTTCATTTCCTGTAATCCCAATAACTGGTTTATTCATAAATGCTTTCGCTTTCTAATCCTCTTTTCGCATAAAATAGAGGAGAGTTTGGAGTTCACTTGTCAAATCAACGTACTGAACGACCACATCTTTTGGAAGGTGCAGGTGGACAGGAGAAAAACTGAGAATACCTTTTACACCAGCATCAACCAAGAGGTTGGCTACTTCTTGAGATTTGACACTTGGAACAGTTAGGATAGCAGTTTTAACGTCTGCGTCCTTAATCTTTTCCTTGATTTGAGATATACCATAGATGGGAATCCCATCAGCAGTCTCAGTACCAACTTCAGGATGGTCATCCAGGTCAAAGGCCATGATAATCTTCATTTTGTTGCGCTCGTGGAAGCGGTAGTGGAGAAGGGCATGCCCCATATTACCAATCCCAACCAACATAACATTGGTGATGGAGTTATCATTTAGGAGGTCAGCAAAAAACGTCATGAGTTTTTTAACATCATAACCAAATCCACGTCTTCCTAGTTCACCAAAGTAGGAAAAATCACGACGGACGGTCGCCGAATCGATACCGATAGCCTCTGCAATTTGTTTAGAGTTGGCACGTTCGATTTTTTCTGCATGAAATCTCTTGAAAATTCGATAGTAAAGTGAGAGTCTTTTTGCTGTTGCTTTTGGAATAGCAGACTGTTTTTCTTTCACAAAATCACAACCTTTCTATTCTTCTATTTTATAGAATCATTGTGAAAAAATCAACAAAAATAAGAAAAAACTAAGAAAATTCTTAGTTTTTATCTAAAAAATGAACTTGTGATAGAAATCGATAGAGATCTCCGACTAAACCTTGGTAGATTACTTTATCATGAAAGGTTAAAGAGGTTACCAGAAATGTATCTGGTAGCGTTACGCATCCTGATAGGGATAACATGAGCTCATCGTAGTCAGTGTATTCAAGTATGCGCTCAATTTGGTAACTATCTAGGTAGGTGAGACGATACATGAGGCCTTATCTTTCCTCTTTAGTGAAAATCCCACGTTCTACAAGACTATCCATGAGGAAGTAGAATTTTTCTTGGTGGATATGGTGATCATCTGATTTAAAGATATCTACCAATCGAAGACCGGACTTATCAGTAATATTGAGTTTAACACCTGTAAGGTCTTTATTGATGATGATTTTTAGTTTGAAACCTTCACCACTATTAGGTACTTTCTCAAGTAGACGAGTCAGTTCGTAGTTTCCTACTTTTGTTTCAAAGAAAGTATTGTCTTTCAGTGTGAACTTTTTAACAGTTGGACTAAGTGTATAGTTGTAGCGACAGTTTTGTAGTTTAATGGTTTTTTCGAATGCCATTAGTTTAATCTCCAATAATATTTTTTAAGGTTTGTGCGAGTTGTTTCAGTTCTTCCTCAGTATTGAGAGGAGAGAGACTGATACGGACAGATTCTTTTAAACGAGGCGAATCGGGTCCATAGAAAGCTTCGAGTACATGACTGGTTTGCACAATACCAGCAGTACAAGCGGAACCAGTAGAAATTGAAATTCCCTCAAGGTCTAACCGAAGTAAAAGCAAATCATTTTTCTGACCAGGAAAACCGATATTTAAAACATAAGGCAGTTGGTTGCGACTTTCATTGAGATAGTAGTCTAAATCGGCAATCTCTTCTAGAAAAACCGTTTTAAGGGAACTTAGTTTTTGGTAATGTTCAACTTGATAATCCAGATCTTCTTTGAGAGCAGCAACCATACCTACAATGGCTGCAAGGTTTTCTGTTCCAGCCCGTTTTTTTTGCTCTTGGTCCCCACCGTGAAGGTAGGAATCAAAGTCCATAGATGAAGCGTAGAGGAAACCAACTCCTTTTGGACCATGGAACTTGTGAGCAGAAGCGCTAAGGAAATCAATTCCTAATTCTTCGGGATGAATAGGAATCTTCCCGATGGCTTGTACAGCATCTACATGATAAGCAGCAGGATGGT
This window harbors:
- the pcrA gene encoding DNA helicase PcrA, producing the protein MNALLNGMNDRQAEAVQTTEGPLLIMAGAGSGKTRVLTHRIAYLIDEKMVNPWNILAITFTNKAAREMKERAYGLNPATQDCLIATFHSMCVRILRRDADHIGYNRNFTIVDPGEQRTLMKRILKQLNLDPKKWNERTILGTISNAKNDLIDDVAYAAQAGDMYTQIVAQCYTAYQKELRQSESLDFDDLIMLTLRLFDQNPDVLTYYQQKFQYIHVDEYQDTNHAQYQLVKLLASRFKNICVVGDADQSIYGWRGADMQNILDFEKDYPKAKVVLLEENYRSTKTILQAANDVIKNNKNRCPKNLWTQNADGEQIIYYRANDEQDEAVFVAKTIDELGRSQNFLHKDFAVLYRTNAQSRTIEEALLKSNIPYTMVGGTKFYSRKEIRDIIAYLNLIANLSDNISFERIINEPKRGIGPGTVEKIRDFANMQDMSMLDASANIMLSGIKGKAAQSIWEFANMILDLREQLDQLSITELVEAVLEKTGYVEILNTQATLESKARVENIEEFLSVTKNFDDNPDSQEETGLDKLSRFLNDLALIADTDSGSQETSEVTLMTLHAAKGLEFPVVFIIGMEENVFPLSRAAEDPDELEEERRLAYVGITRAEKILYLTNANSRLLFGKTNYNRPTRFINEISSDLLEYQGLARPANTSFKASYSSGGIAFGQGMSLAQALQERKRKAAPSSIQSSSLPFGQYTAGNKTDTSDTNWSIGDIALHKKWGEGTVLEVSGSGDTQELKINFPEVGLKKLLASVAPIEKKI
- the radC gene encoding RadC family protein, producing MYSISFQEDSLLPRERLVKEGVEALSNQELLAILLRTGTRKANVFEIAQKVLNSLNSLTDLKKMTLQELQSLSGIGRIKAIELQAVIELGNRIHKHETLEMESILSSQKLAKKMQQELGEKKQEHLVALYLNTQNQIIHQQTIFIGSATRSIAEPREILHYAIKHMATSVILVHNHPSGAVAPSRNDDHVTKLVKEACELMGLVFLDHLIVSHSDYFSYREKTDLI
- a CDS encoding gamma-glutamyl-gamma-aminobutyrate hydrolase family protein, whose amino-acid sequence is MNKPVIGITGNEKAHPDDDIMMSYAAKGFVEGVKDAGGIPIILPIGDQEMAHYYISMIDKLILTGGQNVDPKFYGETKIIDSDDYHLQRDIFELALIKEAIQQKKPIFSVCRGTQLFNVAMGGTLHQDIEDHWQDCSAEYTTQRLLTEPDTVLREIYGEISHINSFHHQSIKNLAPNLKVVAYDPKDRIIEAVVTTDDIPFLGVQWHPEFLFENRPKDKTLFDYVVNEL
- a CDS encoding redox-sensing transcriptional repressor Rex; the protein is MKEKQSAIPKATAKRLSLYYRIFKRFHAEKIERANSKQIAEAIGIDSATVRRDFSYFGELGRRGFGYDVKKLMTFFADLLNDNSITNVMLVGIGNMGHALLHYRFHERNKMKIIMAFDLDDHPEVGTETADGIPIYGISQIKEKIKDADVKTAILTVPSVKSQEVANLLVDAGVKGILSFSPVHLHLPKDVVVQYVDLTSELQTLLYFMRKED
- a CDS encoding DUF4649 family protein; translation: MYRLTYLDSYQIERILEYTDYDELMLSLSGCVTLPDTFLVTSLTFHDKVIYQGLVGDLYRFLSQVHFLDKN
- a CDS encoding DUF1831 domain-containing protein, which translates into the protein MAFEKTIKLQNCRYNYTLSPTVKKFTLKDNTFFETKVGNYELTRLLEKVPNSGEGFKLKIIINKDLTGVKLNITDKSGLRLVDIFKSDDHHIHQEKFYFLMDSLVERGIFTKEER
- a CDS encoding cysteine desulfurase family protein is translated as MIYLDNAATTPMSAVAIAEMTKVMQETHGNPSSIHSHGRYAGKLLREARQDLAHLLGTKPQHIFFTSGGTESNNTAIIGYCLRHQERGKHIITTAIEHHSVLETIDYLVQHFGFEATIIQPENQEITAQQIQEALRDDTILVSTMYANNETGSLLPIVDIGHILKDHPAAYHVDAVQAIGKIPIHPEELGIDFLSASAHKFHGPKGVGFLYASSMDFDSYLHGGDQEQKKRAGTENLAAIVGMVAALKEDLDYQVEHYQKLSSLKTVFLEEIADLDYYLNESRNQLPYVLNIGFPGQKNDLLLLRLDLEGISISTGSACTAGIVQTSHVLEAFYGPDSPRLKESVRISLSPLNTEEELKQLAQTLKNIIGD